The Mucilaginibacter defluvii genome contains the following window.
TGGATACCATAGAATTTAAGCACACAGCGCACAACCGTAACGGTTTCGCGCTGGGCGCGGTATTGGCCGCCGAATGGCTGCAGCACAAAAAAGGTTTTTACACCGTGCATGACATGTTTAACTTTGATATTAATCAGTTATAATCATTAATAATGAACTGGAGATTCTGGAGAAAGAAAGACTCAAAAAAGAAAAAAAGCGCTACCCGCGAGTGGGTCGATGCCATATTATTTGCGGTAATTGCTGCCACCCTGATCCGTACTTTTTTTATTGAGGCGTACACCATACCAACCCCGTCAATGGAGCGGTCGTTACTGGTGGGCGACTTTTTATTTGTGAGCAAGGTAAATTATGGCGCGCGTATGCCTATTACGCCGGTATCATTCCCGTTTGCACATCATACCATGCCAATTTTAGGTACTAAAGCTTACTGGGATGGTATAAAATTGCCTTACTACCGCCTGCCCGGGTTTCAGGAAGTTAAGCGCGGCGATGTTGTGGTGTTCAATTATCCGATGGAGGCCGATTCGCCTTATTACCGGCCGGTTGACAAGCGCGAAAATTATATAAAACGCTGCCAGGGTGAGCCTGGTGATACATTGGCCATACTTAACGCGCAAGTTTATGTAAATGGCAAAATGGCGCCTAACCCTCCCGAAGGGCAAACCGACTATAACGTTAGTACCACCAGTGGCGGCGAGTATAATCCGGATGTTTATAAGGAGTTACATGTATCAGACTATAACGGTAACGGGCAGTTAACCATGACGGCAGACGCCGCCAAAAAATTACGCACTTATCCCGGTATAAAAGCGGTAACACCTAACATAGCGCCGCGTGATTTTGAGTACCCTTTTGAAGAATTAGCCATGTATCCGCATGATAAGCGGTATAAATGGAATGTAGACAATTACGGCCCCATCATCATCCCTAAAAAAGGATGGACGGTTAAGCTGGACAGCCTGAACATCCCGATTTACGAGCGCGTAATACGCGTTTACGAGGGCAACCAGGTGCAGGTAAGCAGTAACGAGATCACCATCAATGGTAAAAAAACCGATAGCTATACCTTTAAAATGAATTACTACTGGATGATGGGCGACAACCGCCACGACTCGGCCGACTCACGCTACTGGGGTTTTGTGCCTGAGGATCATATAGTGGGTAAGGCCCTGTTCGTTTGGATGAGCTGGGACAGCAACGAATCATTCTTCAGCAAAATACGCTGGAGCCGCTTGTTCAGAGGCGTAAAATAATACTCCATGATTTAGAAATTCAGGCCCCGTAGATCAACTCTGCGGGGGCTTTTTTACCCCACCTAAATCCTCCTCGAAGGGAGGATTTAGGTGGGGTTTGTAACATTCTCATAAATCATATTGAGTTTACATTCGGTTTTTCATATTTGCAGTTGTTAAC
Protein-coding sequences here:
- the lepB gene encoding signal peptidase I translates to MNWRFWRKKDSKKKKSATREWVDAILFAVIAATLIRTFFIEAYTIPTPSMERSLLVGDFLFVSKVNYGARMPITPVSFPFAHHTMPILGTKAYWDGIKLPYYRLPGFQEVKRGDVVVFNYPMEADSPYYRPVDKRENYIKRCQGEPGDTLAILNAQVYVNGKMAPNPPEGQTDYNVSTTSGGEYNPDVYKELHVSDYNGNGQLTMTADAAKKLRTYPGIKAVTPNIAPRDFEYPFEELAMYPHDKRYKWNVDNYGPIIIPKKGWTVKLDSLNIPIYERVIRVYEGNQVQVSSNEITINGKKTDSYTFKMNYYWMMGDNRHDSADSRYWGFVPEDHIVGKALFVWMSWDSNESFFSKIRWSRLFRGVK